In the Caballeronia sp. LZ062 genome, one interval contains:
- the xdhB gene encoding xanthine dehydrogenase molybdopterin binding subunit, translating into MNQQAEAFLADAQSLVNDADAFRQVHVSRPHESAHLHVSGRASYTDDIPPVAGTLHAALGLSPKAHAKIVSMNFDAVRATPGVVAVFTADDIPGVNDCGPIIHDDPILAPGVVQYVGQPMFIVVATSHDTARLAARRASIEFEDLPAVLTAEEARRAESYVLNPLKLARGDADGAMSKAAHHERGAMKLGGQEQFYLEGQIAYAVPKDDDGMHVYCSTQHPTEMQHLVAHVLGVHSHNVLVECRRMGGGFGGKESQSGIFACCASLAAWKLLCPVKLRPDRDDDMMITGKRHDFVYDFEVGYDNEGVIEGVAVDMTSRCGFSADLSGPVMTRAVCHFDNAYWLPNVAIEGYCGKTNTQSNTAFRGFGGPQGAFAIEYIMDNIARSVGRDPLDVRIANLYGKTENNRTPYGQTVEDNVLHELIGELSATSDYRRRREAVREFNANNEILKKGLALTPVKFGIAFNVTHFNQAGALVHIYTDGSILVNHGGTEMGQGLNTKVAQVVAHELGIDFGRVRVTATDTSKVANTSATAASTGTDLNGKAAQDAARQLRERLATFAAEKFGAGAVLAASVRFANDRVIVGDDAIPFGEVVAKAYLARVQLWSDGFYATPKLYWDQATMQGRPFYYYSYGAAVSEVVIDTLTGEMRVLRADALHDVGASLNPALDIGQVEGAFVQGMGWLTTEELWWNKDGKLMTHAPSTYKIPTVNDMPADFRVSLFKNRNAEDSIHRSKAVGEPPLLLPFSVFFAIRDAVSAVGDHKVNPPLNAPATSEEILRAVNAVRSARS; encoded by the coding sequence ATGAATCAGCAAGCCGAAGCCTTTCTCGCCGACGCGCAGTCTCTCGTCAACGATGCCGACGCGTTCAGGCAAGTCCACGTCTCGCGGCCGCATGAATCCGCGCATCTGCATGTGAGCGGCCGCGCGAGCTACACCGACGACATTCCGCCCGTCGCGGGCACGCTGCACGCCGCGCTTGGCCTGAGCCCGAAGGCGCACGCGAAGATCGTGTCGATGAACTTCGACGCGGTGCGCGCGACGCCGGGCGTCGTCGCCGTCTTCACCGCCGACGACATTCCCGGCGTGAACGACTGCGGCCCGATCATCCACGACGATCCGATTCTCGCGCCGGGCGTCGTGCAGTACGTCGGCCAGCCGATGTTCATCGTGGTCGCGACGTCGCACGACACGGCGCGGCTCGCGGCGCGGCGCGCGTCGATCGAATTCGAAGACTTGCCCGCCGTGCTCACCGCCGAAGAGGCGCGCCGCGCCGAATCGTACGTGCTCAATCCGCTGAAGCTCGCGCGCGGCGATGCAGACGGCGCGATGTCGAAGGCCGCGCACCACGAACGCGGCGCGATGAAGCTCGGCGGCCAGGAGCAGTTCTATCTCGAAGGCCAGATTGCGTATGCCGTGCCGAAAGACGACGACGGCATGCACGTCTACTGTTCGACGCAGCATCCGACGGAAATGCAGCATCTCGTCGCGCACGTGCTCGGCGTGCATTCGCACAACGTGCTCGTCGAATGCCGGCGCATGGGCGGCGGATTCGGCGGCAAGGAATCGCAGTCGGGCATCTTCGCGTGCTGCGCGTCGCTCGCCGCGTGGAAGCTGTTGTGTCCGGTGAAGCTGCGCCCCGACCGCGACGACGACATGATGATTACCGGCAAGCGTCACGACTTCGTGTACGACTTCGAAGTCGGCTACGACAACGAAGGCGTGATCGAAGGCGTCGCCGTCGACATGACCTCGCGCTGCGGTTTTTCCGCCGATCTTTCCGGCCCGGTGATGACGCGCGCCGTCTGCCACTTCGACAACGCGTACTGGCTGCCGAACGTCGCGATCGAAGGCTATTGCGGCAAGACCAACACGCAGTCGAACACCGCGTTTCGCGGCTTCGGCGGGCCGCAGGGCGCGTTCGCGATCGAATACATCATGGACAACATCGCGCGTTCGGTGGGCCGCGATCCGCTCGATGTCCGCATCGCGAATCTGTACGGCAAGACCGAGAACAACCGCACGCCGTATGGCCAGACGGTCGAGGACAACGTGCTGCACGAGCTCATCGGCGAACTGTCCGCGACGAGCGACTATCGCCGCCGCCGCGAAGCCGTGCGCGAGTTCAACGCGAACAACGAGATTCTGAAGAAGGGACTCGCGCTGACGCCCGTGAAGTTCGGCATCGCGTTCAATGTCACGCATTTCAATCAGGCGGGCGCGCTCGTCCACATTTATACCGATGGCTCGATTCTCGTGAACCACGGCGGCACGGAAATGGGCCAGGGCCTGAACACGAAGGTGGCGCAGGTCGTCGCGCATGAACTCGGCATCGACTTCGGCCGCGTGCGCGTGACGGCGACGGACACGAGCAAGGTCGCCAATACGTCGGCGACGGCGGCATCGACCGGAACCGATCTCAACGGCAAGGCCGCGCAGGACGCCGCGCGTCAATTGCGCGAGCGGCTCGCGACGTTCGCGGCGGAGAAGTTCGGCGCGGGCGCGGTGCTGGCGGCGAGCGTGCGCTTTGCTAACGACCGCGTGATTGTCGGCGACGACGCGATTCCGTTCGGCGAAGTCGTCGCGAAAGCGTATCTCGCGCGCGTGCAACTGTGGTCCGACGGCTTTTACGCGACGCCCAAGCTCTACTGGGATCAGGCGACGATGCAGGGCCGCCCGTTCTATTACTACTCCTACGGCGCGGCCGTCTCGGAAGTGGTGATCGACACGCTCACCGGCGAAATGCGCGTGCTGCGCGCGGATGCACTGCATGACGTGGGCGCGTCGCTGAATCCGGCGCTCGACATCGGGCAAGTGGAAGGCGCGTTCGTGCAGGGCATGGGCTGGCTCACGACGGAAGAACTCTGGTGGAACAAGGACGGCAAGCTGATGACGCACGCGCCGTCCACCTACAAGATTCCGACGGTCAACGACATGCCCGCCGATTTTCGCGTGTCGCTCTTCAAGAATCGCAACGCGGAGGACAGCATTCATCGCTCGAAGGCCGTGGGCGAGCCACCGCTGCTGCTGCCGTTCTCGGTGTTTTTCGCGATCCGCGATGCGGTGTCGGCGGTCGGCGATCACAAGGTGAATCCGCCGCTGAACGCGCCCGCGACGTCCGAAGAGATTCTGCGTGCGGTCAACGCAGTGAGGAGCGCGCGGTCATGA
- the xdhC gene encoding xanthine dehydrogenase accessory protein XdhC has protein sequence MLHVVVFGAGHVGHALVKVLGALPCVVQWVDARDELFPDEVPANVQIEATDLPDAIVDEAPAGAYFIVMTHDHSLDFALTQRIMRRDDFAYFGLIGSKTKRVKFERRLMERGLAAERLVEMTCPIGVEGIVDKAPASIALAVAAEVLRVREGRARSNVSVPGAKRVIA, from the coding sequence ATGCTGCACGTCGTCGTGTTCGGCGCGGGCCACGTCGGCCATGCGCTCGTGAAGGTGCTGGGCGCGCTGCCGTGCGTCGTCCAATGGGTCGATGCGCGCGACGAGCTTTTTCCGGACGAAGTGCCCGCGAACGTGCAGATCGAAGCGACGGATCTGCCGGACGCGATCGTCGATGAAGCGCCCGCCGGGGCGTATTTCATCGTGATGACGCACGATCATTCGCTCGACTTCGCGCTTACGCAGCGCATCATGCGACGCGACGACTTCGCGTATTTCGGGCTGATCGGCTCGAAGACGAAGCGCGTGAAGTTCGAGCGGCGATTGATGGAACGCGGCTTGGCTGCTGAACGGCTCGTCGAGATGACGTGCCCGATTGGGGTCGAAGGTATCGTGGATAAAGCGCCGGCGTCGATTGCGCTGGCGGTGGCGGCGGAGGTGTTGCGGGTGCGGGAAGGGCGGGCGCGGTCGAATGTTTCGGTGCCGGGCGCGAAACGCGTGATCGCTTAA
- a CDS encoding 2-hydroxychromene-2-carboxylate isomerase, translating to MSAPLSTADGRPYFFFDFISPFSYLLLEQHDKWPDMPFEFVPVQLLKLLDRWKQPHAATIPTKRVFTYRHALFRAEQLGIPFRMPPAHPFDPVKALRLAVLADSDITVVRDIFRFIWREGRDPSSPEGFRALCEQVGMPEAESRIDDEDLKAKLRDNNDRAVAMGVFGVPTFVVNDQIFWGEDTLPMVLYVARSPNWLEAAEVKRISTLPMARPEADPDDTAEIGG from the coding sequence ATGAGTGCCCCGCTTTCGACCGCAGACGGTCGCCCGTACTTTTTCTTCGATTTCATCTCGCCGTTTTCGTATCTGCTCCTCGAGCAGCACGACAAATGGCCGGACATGCCGTTCGAATTCGTGCCGGTGCAGTTGCTCAAGCTCCTCGACCGCTGGAAGCAGCCGCACGCGGCCACCATTCCGACGAAGCGGGTGTTCACGTATCGCCACGCGCTCTTTCGCGCGGAACAGCTCGGCATTCCGTTTCGCATGCCGCCCGCGCATCCGTTCGATCCGGTGAAAGCGCTGCGCCTTGCCGTGCTGGCCGACAGCGACATCACCGTGGTGCGCGACATTTTCCGCTTCATCTGGCGCGAAGGGCGCGATCCGTCGTCGCCCGAAGGCTTTCGCGCGCTGTGTGAGCAAGTGGGCATGCCGGAAGCGGAATCGCGCATCGACGACGAGGATCTCAAGGCGAAGCTGCGCGACAACAACGACCGCGCCGTCGCGATGGGCGTGTTCGGCGTGCCGACTTTCGTCGTGAACGACCAGATCTTCTGGGGCGAAGACACGCTGCCGATGGTGCTGTACGTCGCCCGCTCTCCGAACTGGCTCGAAGCGGCCGAGGTCAAGCGCATCAGCACGCTGCCGATGGCGCGCCCCGAAGCCGATCCGGACGACACGGCGGAAATCGGCGGCTGA
- a CDS encoding LysR family transcriptional regulator — translation MNEPADSLDIWLIRVLRTLLLERSVTQTAQRLNQTQPAISTALRRLREILNDPILVRGKQGMVPTEYGETLLAPAQRALREVEFVATPHGDFDPASSRRTFRLAAPDYLNDFFMPTLVAAFRDAAPNARLEIESLNPMRDHERALDEGEIDLMVANWTKPEPRFERQDLFSDVFVCLMRADHPLAREPLTVERYALAAHLAPTPYSGAKRHPIDIGLARAGIRRRIVTTIPYFGLVPQVLLQSDLIFTAPRRFAQHYAAMLPLAVLDSPVPFPRIKCYRLSQPQSDQSTDVAWLCALMSRVSDSLIGRKTAPVRDFAAAVAK, via the coding sequence ATGAACGAACCCGCCGATTCCCTCGACATCTGGCTCATTCGTGTTCTGCGCACGCTGCTCCTCGAGCGCAGCGTCACGCAGACCGCGCAACGCCTGAACCAGACGCAGCCGGCCATCAGCACCGCGCTGCGCCGCCTGCGCGAAATCCTGAACGATCCGATTCTCGTGCGCGGCAAGCAGGGCATGGTGCCGACCGAATACGGCGAGACGCTGCTCGCGCCCGCGCAACGCGCGCTGCGCGAAGTGGAGTTCGTCGCGACGCCGCACGGCGATTTCGACCCCGCGAGTTCGCGCCGCACGTTCCGGCTCGCCGCGCCGGACTATCTGAACGACTTCTTCATGCCGACGCTCGTCGCCGCGTTTCGCGACGCCGCGCCCAATGCGCGCCTCGAAATCGAATCGCTGAACCCGATGCGCGATCACGAACGCGCGCTCGACGAAGGCGAGATCGACCTGATGGTCGCGAACTGGACGAAGCCCGAGCCGCGCTTCGAGCGGCAGGACCTCTTCTCCGATGTGTTCGTCTGCCTGATGCGCGCGGATCACCCGCTCGCGCGCGAGCCGCTGACCGTCGAACGCTACGCGCTCGCCGCGCATCTCGCGCCCACGCCGTACAGCGGCGCGAAGCGTCATCCGATCGATATCGGGCTCGCGCGGGCGGGCATTCGCCGGAGAATTGTCACGACGATCCCGTATTTTGGTCTCGTGCCGCAGGTGCTGTTGCAGTCCGACCTCATCTTCACCGCGCCGCGCCGCTTCGCGCAGCACTATGCGGCGATGCTGCCGCTCGCCGTGCTGGATTCGCCGGTGCCGTTTCCGCGCATCAAGTGCTATCGGCTGTCGCAGCCGCAGTCGGATCAATCGACCGATGTGGCGTGGCTGTGCGCGCTGATGTCGCGCGTATCCGACTCGCTCATCGGCCGAAAGACCGCGCCGGTGCGTGACTTCGCCGCGGCCGTCGCCAAATAA
- the xdhA gene encoding xanthine dehydrogenase small subunit, with product MTQPIRFYHRNAIREVSGASPTRTVLQYLREDARCTGTKEGCAEGDCGACTVVVGEPDGAGGVAFKAVNACVQFLPTLDGRALFTVEDLRQPDGSLHPVQQALVDCHGSQCGFCTPGFAMSMFALYEKHGHATTGCAHRTMPSREEISNALTGNLCRCTGYRPIIDAAERMFDHAPLAPVDVQSLARTLGTLARDDTFHYEHAGRQFDAPRTVEALAKIKAEKPDARILAGSTDVGLWVTKQLRDIGDIVYVGQIDAFKRVETTDEWIEIGAGVSVERAYAELAKTYPELEEMWQRFASLPIRNAGTLGGNVANGSPIGDSMPGLIALNARVVLASIDGTREIPLEDLYLAYQKKDMAEHEFVAAVRVPTRTGARANLRFRTYKLSKRFDSDISAVCAAFAYIADGDVIREPRIAFGGMAATPKRAARAEAALADAHWHEATAQAAMRALGEDYAPLTDMRASSSYRLETAKSLLYRFWLETRPHNPLAKSKLDVRAIELVEAK from the coding sequence ATGACCCAGCCGATTCGCTTTTATCACCGCAACGCGATCCGCGAAGTGAGCGGCGCGTCGCCCACGCGCACCGTCCTTCAATATCTGCGTGAAGACGCGCGCTGCACCGGCACCAAGGAAGGCTGCGCGGAAGGCGACTGCGGCGCGTGCACGGTCGTCGTCGGGGAGCCGGACGGCGCGGGCGGCGTCGCGTTCAAGGCGGTCAACGCGTGCGTGCAGTTCCTGCCGACGCTCGATGGCCGCGCGCTCTTCACCGTCGAAGACCTGCGCCAGCCCGACGGCTCGCTGCATCCGGTGCAGCAGGCGCTCGTCGATTGCCACGGATCGCAGTGCGGCTTCTGCACGCCGGGCTTCGCCATGTCGATGTTCGCGCTCTACGAGAAGCACGGTCACGCGACCACCGGCTGCGCGCACCGCACGATGCCTTCGCGCGAGGAAATCAGCAACGCGCTGACCGGCAACCTGTGCCGCTGCACGGGCTACCGGCCGATCATCGACGCGGCCGAGCGCATGTTCGATCACGCGCCGCTTGCGCCCGTCGATGTGCAGTCGCTCGCGCGTACTTTGGGCACGCTGGCCCGCGACGACACCTTCCACTACGAGCACGCCGGCCGCCAGTTCGACGCGCCGCGCACGGTCGAAGCGCTCGCGAAGATCAAGGCCGAGAAGCCGGACGCGCGGATTCTCGCGGGCAGCACGGATGTCGGCCTGTGGGTGACGAAGCAATTGCGCGATATCGGCGACATCGTTTATGTCGGGCAGATCGATGCGTTCAAGCGCGTCGAGACGACCGACGAGTGGATCGAGATCGGCGCGGGCGTGAGCGTCGAGCGCGCGTATGCGGAACTCGCGAAGACGTATCCGGAGCTCGAAGAGATGTGGCAGCGGTTCGCGTCGCTGCCGATCCGCAACGCCGGCACGCTCGGCGGCAACGTGGCGAACGGCTCGCCCATCGGCGATTCGATGCCGGGGCTCATCGCGCTGAACGCGCGCGTCGTGCTGGCGAGCATCGACGGCACGCGGGAAATCCCGCTCGAAGACCTGTACCTCGCGTATCAGAAGAAGGACATGGCCGAGCACGAATTCGTCGCGGCGGTGCGCGTGCCGACGCGCACGGGCGCACGCGCGAATCTGCGCTTCCGGACCTACAAGCTGTCCAAACGCTTCGACTCCGACATCTCCGCCGTGTGCGCCGCGTTCGCGTATATCGCGGACGGCGACGTGATCCGCGAGCCGCGCATCGCGTTCGGCGGCATGGCCGCGACGCCCAAGCGCGCCGCCCGCGCCGAAGCCGCGCTCGCCGATGCGCACTGGCACGAAGCCACGGCGCAGGCCGCGATGCGCGCGCTCGGCGAGGACTACGCGCCGCTCACCGACATGCGCGCGAGCAGCAGCTATCGGCTGGAGACGGCGAAGAGCCTGCTGTACCGCTTCTGGCTGGAGACGCGCCCGCACAATCCGCTGGCGAAATCGAAGCTGGATGTGCGCGCGATCGAACTCGTCGAAGCGAAATAA
- a CDS encoding AraC family transcriptional regulator yields MDALDRLIQLAQLSGALDLRCLLRGPLEVDHAPAPAGEAAYHVVLDGACTVSREGRAAIDLKAGDILLLPRGDAHVLHVADGDARPGDLQARDNGAVTVRSNCGEAQPAVDLLCGRFTYAPRALLIDVLPDAVHVSFTRASAPYLGPLVAAMRREAEEAQLGAPSIVAALSTALFTMVLRAWLAEQPSLSGVLGLLSNRRLGASVIAMLERPADPWTLEMLAKEAAMSRATFMRAFSAHSESSPLALLGHVRMQLASTMLTHTKKSIADVAADVGYQSEAAFSKRFKEVYGVAPGRFRAERGLGA; encoded by the coding sequence ATGGACGCTCTCGACCGGTTGATTCAACTCGCGCAGCTTTCCGGCGCGCTCGATTTGCGTTGTCTTTTGCGCGGCCCGCTGGAAGTGGATCACGCGCCGGCGCCGGCCGGTGAGGCCGCCTATCACGTCGTGCTGGACGGCGCGTGCACGGTGTCACGCGAAGGCCGCGCGGCCATCGACTTGAAAGCGGGCGATATCCTGCTCCTGCCGCGTGGCGATGCACACGTGCTTCACGTGGCCGATGGCGACGCACGCCCCGGCGACCTGCAAGCGCGCGACAACGGCGCGGTCACGGTGCGCAGCAATTGCGGCGAAGCGCAGCCGGCGGTGGACTTGCTGTGCGGACGCTTCACCTATGCTCCGCGCGCGCTTTTGATCGACGTGTTGCCCGACGCGGTGCATGTGTCGTTCACGCGCGCGTCGGCGCCGTATCTGGGCCCGCTCGTCGCGGCGATGCGTCGCGAAGCGGAGGAAGCGCAGCTCGGCGCGCCGTCGATTGTCGCGGCGCTCTCGACCGCGCTGTTCACAATGGTCCTGCGAGCGTGGCTTGCCGAGCAGCCGTCGCTTTCGGGCGTGCTGGGGCTGCTTTCGAACCGGCGACTGGGCGCATCGGTGATCGCAATGCTCGAACGCCCCGCCGATCCGTGGACGCTCGAAATGCTCGCGAAGGAAGCGGCGATGTCGCGCGCCACGTTCATGCGCGCGTTCTCGGCGCATTCGGAAAGCTCGCCGCTCGCGCTGTTGGGACATGTCCGGATGCAACTCGCGAGCACCATGCTCACCCACACCAAGAAGAGCATCGCGGATGTGGCGGCGGACGTCGGCTATCAGTCGGAAGCGGCGTTCAGCAAGCGGTTCAAAGAAGTGTATGGCGTCGCGCCGGGAAGGTTTCGGGCGGAGCGGGGGTTGGGGGCGTAA